The Amycolatopsis camponoti genome segment GTGATCTCCCGCCTCAAGTCGGGGGTGGGCCTGGTCCGGACGCTCTGCTACCTGCCGACCCTGGCCCCGCCCGCGGCGGCGACGCTGGCGTTCGTCTTCGTGTTCAACCCCGAATTCGGGCCGGTGAACCGGTTCCTGCGGCTCATCGGCATCGACGGCGGGCTGTGGTTCAACAGCCCGGCCATGTCGAAGCCCGCGCTGACGCTGCTCGCGCTGTGGGGTTCCGGCGAGCTGATGATCATCATCCTGGCCGCGCTGCTCGACGTCCCGACCGAGCAGTACGAGGCCGCCGAGCTCGACGGCGCCGGCCCGGTCCGGCGGTTCTGGCACGTCACGCTGCCGTCGATCTCGCCGGTGCTGCTGTTCGGCGTGGTCAACTCGATCATCTACGCGCTGCAGTTCTTCACGCAGGCGATCGTGGCGGCCTCCGCGTCCGCGGGCACCGCCGACGTCGCCGGCAACTCGAAGCTCATCGGCGCACCGCAGAACTCGACGCTGACGTACCCGATCTGGCTGTACGTCCAGGGCTTCCGCTACTTCAACATGGGTTACGCGGCGGCGATGGCCGTGCTGCTGTTCATCGTGAGCGCGGGCTTCACCTGGATTCTCGTCAGGCAGCTGCGCAAGTCCCAGCACCAGGAGGAGGGGGCATGAACATACCCTCGCGACAGCTTGTTCGTGACCCCGACCGGGTGCGGGTGTCCCGCATGAATGGAGTGGGGGCATGACCGCACTGGCCGAAGCGCCGCAGAAACCGGCGGGCGTGCCGCCACGGGTGCGGTTCAAGCGGACCTGGGACAAACGGCTGTCCTGGATCGCGCTGCACGCGACCGGGATCGCTCTCGGCGTGATCTTCATGCTGCCGCTGCTGTTCGTGTTCCTCACCGCGGTGATGAAGAGCGACCAGGCGATGACGGCGAGCCTGTGGCCGACCGAATGGCACTTCGAAAACTTCGTCACGGTGTTCAAGAAGGCGCCGCTGCTGGAGTACTTCGGCAACAGCCTGCTGTATTCGGCGCTGGCGACCGTCGGCGCGCTGCTTTCGGCGATCCCGGCGGCGTACGCGCTGGCGAAACTGCGGTGGCGCGGGCAGAACCTGTTCTTCATGCTCACGGTCGCCGCGATGATGCTGCCGCCGCAGGTCACCATCGTGCCGCTGTACGACCTGTGGGTCCGGATGGGCCTCACCGGCACGCTGGTTCCGCTGATCGTGCCGTACTTCTTCTTCGACGCGTTCTCGATCTTCCTGCTCCGCCAGTTCTTCCTCACCATTCCGAAGGACTACCTCGAAGCGGCGAAGATCGACGGCTGCAACGAGTTCCAGGCGATGTACCGGGTGCTCATCCCGATGGCGAAGCCCGGGATCGCGGCCACCGCGATGTTCTGCTTCCTGTTCACCTGGAACGACTACTTCGGGCCGCTGCTCTACACGGGCGAGAACCAGGACCACTGGCCGCTTTCGCTGGCGATCGCGTCCTTCCGCGGCATGCACCACGTCGAGTGGAACATGACGATGGCGGCGACCGCGCTGATCATGGCGCCGGTGATCGTCCTGTTCATCTTCGCGCAGAAGTCGTTCGTCAAGGGCATCACATTCACGGGAGTCAAGGGATGAAGCTGGCAGTCGTCGGTGGCGGGTCCACCTACACGCCGGAGCTGATCGACGGGATCGCCGGTCGCCGGTCCACTTTGGACGTCGACGAGATCGTGCTGGTCGACCCGGACGCCTACCGCGTGGAGGCCGTCGGCGGGTTCAGCCAGCGCGTTCTCGACCACGCCGGGCACCCGGCGCGGGTCCGGACCACGCAGTCGCTGGAAGAGGGCGTCGACGGCGCGTCGGCGGTGCTGATCCAGCTGCGCGTCGGGGGCCAGCGGGCGCGGCGGTCGGACGAGACGTTCCCGCACGCCTGCGGCTGCGTCGGTCAGGAGACGACCGGCGCGGGCGGCCTGGCGAAGGCGCTGCGCACGGTGCCGGTCGTGCTCGACATCGCCGACCGCGTCCGCAAGATCGCCGGCGACGACACGTGGATCGTCAACTTCACCAACCCGGTCGGCATCGTGACCCGCGCGCTGCTCAACGAAGGCCACCGCGCGGTCGGGCTGTGCAACGTCGCGATCAACCTGCAGCGCCAGTTCGGGAAGCTGCTCGGCGTCGGCGCGGACGACGTCAAGCTCGTGCACACCGGACTGAACCACCTGAGCTGGGAGCGCGGCGCGCTCGTCGACGGCGTCGACCGGCTGCCGGAGCTGCTGGACCAGCATCTGGACTACCTCTCGAACGAGGTCAGCGTTCCGGAGAAGTGGTTGCGGCGCATGAACGTCGTGCCGTCGTACTACCTGAAGTACTTCTACGCGCACGACGAGCAGGTCACGAAGCAGCGCACTGAGCGGCCGCGCGCGGACGTCGTCTCCGACGTCGAGGAAGAGCTGCTGAAGATCTACCTCGACCCGGAGCAGAACACGAAGCCCGAGTCGCTGGAGAAGCGCGGCGGCGCGTACTACTCGGAAGCCGCGGTGCAGCTGGTGCACGCGCTGACCGCGGGCGGACCGGCCGAGGAGCACGTGGTGAACGTCCGCAACGACGGCACGTTCCCGTTCCTGCCGGACGACGCCGTCATCGAAGCGCGGTCCACTGTGGACTCCAACGGTGCGACGCCGATCGCGCAGACGCCGGTGGAGCCGCAGTTCTCGGGCCTCATCGCGGCGACCACGGCGTACGAGTTCCTCGCGCTGGAGGCGGCGATCAAGGGCGGCCGCGACCGCGTGGCCGACGCGCTGCTGGCGCACCCGCTGGTCGGCCAGTACACGAAGGCCGACACGCTGGCCGATTCGCTGGTGCAGATCAACCGCGAGTACTTGCCCTGGGCGCGCGGATGAGGCCCGCTGTCATCGCGATCGACGGCGGCAACAGCAAGACCGAGGTCCTGGTGATCTCGGAAGACGGCGTCGTGCTGGGCAAGTCGCGTGGACCCGGCGCGTCGCCGCAGAACATCGGCGTGGCGGCCTGCGTCACGGCGCTGGAAGGCCTGGTCCTGGAGGCTTTTCCCGATTTCGGGGAGAAGCCGTTCGCGGTGCACACGTCGGCGTACCTCGCCGGTCTCGACTTCCCACGTGAGGAAGAAGCGCTGCACGCGGCGCTGTCCGCGCGCGGGTGGAGCGACACCCTGACGGTCGGCAACGACACCCTCGCGCTGCTCCGGGCGGGCAGCGCGGGGGTGGGTGTCGCGGTGGTCTGCGGCGCCGGGATCAACGGCGCCGGCGTCGGTCCCGACGGCCGCGTGCACCGCTTTCCCGCGCTGGGCAAGATCTCCGGCGACTGGGGCGGCGGCTACCGGCTCGGCGAGGAGGCCCTGTGGTGGGCCGTGCGCGCCGAGGACGGCCGCGGTCCGCGGACCGCGTTGCAGGCTGCCGTGGCGTCCTTCTTCGGCAAGCGGAGGCTGCTGGACGTCGTGCAGGGCCTGCACTTCGAGGAGATCGACCCGGCCTCGATCCACGGCCTGTGCCCGCTGCTGTTCGAGGTCGCGGCGGCGGGCGACGAGGTGGCGTCGGACATCGTCACCCGGTTCGTGGAAGAGGTCAGCGTGTTCGCGGCGGTGATCCTGCGGAACCTGGACCTGACCGGGGAAGCACCGGAGATCGTCCTCGGCGGCGGGGTGCTGACCGGGGTCGGCGCGCCGGTGATCGCGGAGATCGAGCGGCGCTGCCTGAAGGTCGCGCCGCGCGCGGTGGTCCGCGTCGTGGACGTGAACCCGGTGGTGGGAGCGGCTTTGTTCGGACTGGACACGCTGGGCGCGTCGGACGCCGCGAAGGCGTCCCTGAAGGCGGCGACCCAGCGCGCATAGACCTGGTGGCCTGCCTCGAAGCGGCGCGAGGCAGGCCACCAGACCCTTCACGGCGCGGGGACCAGGATCTCGCCGGTTTCGAGCAGGGACTTGAGGTCCGACAGGATCCAGTCCCAGCCGCCACCCGCGTTCTCGCCGGGGCCGGCGTTGACGTCTTCGTGGATCCCGCTGACCATCTCGCCGGTGAGCGGCGCGCCGGTGACGTCGTGGGTGACGGTCAGTCTGGTGCCGGCGGTCTTCGTCGCCTCGATGTCGTAGGTGAGCGTGGTGTACGGCTCGGCGGACATCTCGTCGGGACCCATGAGCAGCTTCCAGGTGACGACGAGCTTGCGCGGCGGGTCGACTTCGAGGACTTCGCCGTCGACGAGGTCACCGGTGAAGCCGGCGTCGATGAACTCCTGCGTGGGGCGGGTGCGGTGCTTGCCGCCGACCTTGAGGTCGAAGTCGGCGAGGCCGGTGTAGCCGTACTTCCGGGTCCACTCGGGCTTGGTGATGGCTTCCCAGATGCGCTCCGGGGTGGCCTTGATGTAGACGCGGTGGACCTGCACGGTGGTCGTCATGGTTCTTCGCCTTCCAGTTCGTCCTTGAGATCGAGCAGCGCGGTGACGTGACGTTCGGTGTACTTGTCGATCCACCGGTCGTGGATCTGCCGGATGGGCACGGGGTTCAGGAAGTGCCGTTTCTCCCGGCCTTCCTTCCGCGCGACGACGAGCCCGGCCTCCTCGAGGAGCTTCAGGTGCTTCATGACGCCGAAGCGGGTCATGTCGACCTGGGTCTCCAGCTCGGTGAGCGTGCGGCCGTCGCGCTCGAAGAGCAGGTCGAGCAGGAACCGGCGGGTCGGATCCGCCAGCGCCTTGAACACCAGGTCGTCGTCGGGCACGTGAGCGAGAATAGGTGACCAAAAGGTCACATGTCAACGCCCGAAGAAGGCCGCCACCCTGATCCGGTGACGGCCTCCTCGTGAGCAGCGCGCTAAACGACCAGTGACAGCGGCAGGATCAGCGCGATCGCCACCACGGAGATCAGCGTCTCCATCACCGACCAGCTCTTCAGCGTCTGCCCGACCGACAGCCCGAAGTACTCCTTCACCAGCCAGAACCCCGCGTCGTTCACGTGCGAGAAGAACAACGACCCCGCCCCGATCGCGAGCACCAGCAGCGCACTGTGCGACGGATCCATCCCCGCCGCCAACGGCGCCACGATCCCCGCCGCCGAGACGGTCGCCACCGTGGCCGAGCCCGTCGCCAAGCGGATCGCCACCGCCACCAGCCAGCCCAGCAGCAGTGGCGACAGGTGCGCGTCCTTGGCCAGGCCCGTGATGACGTCGCCGACCCCCGCGTCGACCAGGGTCTGCTTGAAACCGCCGCCCGCGCCGACGATCAGCATGATGCCCGCGATCGGGCCCAGCGAGTCACCGACCACAGTGGACAGCCGGGAACGGTCGAGACCCGCCGGGCGGCCCAGCAGCACCATGCCCACCAGCACCGCCGCCAGCAGCGCGATCAGCGGGTCGCCGACGAAGTCCAGCACGCGCCGGGCGCCGTTGTCCTTGGCCAGCAGGATGTCCGAGAGCGCTTTCGCCAGCATGAGCACGACCGGCAGCAGGACCGTCGTCAGCGTCGCCGCGAAGCTGGGACGCGGCTTGTCCGGGTCCGCCCGCTCGGGGATCAGCCGCTCGGGCGGCGTCGCGTCCGGCACCAGCCGCGCGGCCAGCTTGCCGAACAGCGGCCCCGCGATGACCAGCGTCGGGATGCCGACGAGCAGGCCGAACGCCAGCGTGATCCCGACGTTCGCGTTCAGCGCGCCCGCCGCGGCGAGCGGGCCCGGGTGCGGCGGGACCAGGCCGTGCAGCACCGAAAGGCCGGCCACCGCCGGGATTCCCAGCAGCATCAACGGTTTCCCGGTGCGCTTGGCCGCGAGCAGCACCACCGGGATGAGCATGACGAGGCCGATTTCGAAGAACATCGGCAGCCCGATCAGCGCCGCGACCAGCGCCATCGCCCAGGGCAACGCGGCGCCGCGGGCCTTGCCGAGCACCGTGTCGACGATCTGGTCGGCGCCACCGGAGTCGGCCAGCAGCTTGCCCAGCATCGCGCCGAGGGCGATGAGGATGCCGACGGACGCGACCGTGCTGCCGACGCCGCTGCTGAAGCTCTTCAGCAGCTTGTCGACCGGCATCCCGGCGGTCAGGCCGAGCACGAGCGAACCGAGCACCAGCGACAGGAACGGGTGCAGCTTCACCTTGGTGATCAGCACGACGATGACGGCGATCGCGACGACCGTCGCGGCGATCAGCCGGGTGTCGTGGCCGGTCCAGGCGGCGGCGAGGGTGGTCATGAACGTTCCCGGAAGGCGGTGAGGGCGGCGGCGGTGATCTCGTCGGGCGTCTCGCGGATGTCGAAGACGGCGCCGGGCTCGTCCGGCTCGAGCGGTTCCAGGTCGGCGAGCTGGGAGTCCAGCAGCGACACCGGCATGAAGTGGCCGGAGCGGGACTTCATCCGCTCGGCGAGGGTGTCGTGGTCACCGTTCAGGTGGGCGAACCAGACGTTCCCGCCGGTTCTCAGCACGTCGCGGTACCGGCGCTTGAGCGCGGACGACGTCACGACGCCGCCGGAAGCCTGGTGCTCGCGGATCCAGCCGGCGATGGCTTCGAGCCAGGGGGCGCGGTCCTCGTCGGTCAGCGGGTGGCCCGCGGTCATCTTGTCGATGTTGGCCTGCGGGTGGAACGTGTCCGCTTCGGCGTACTCGACGTCCAGCGCGTTCGCGAGCGCCGTGCCGATCGTCGTCTTGCCGGAGCCTGACACGCCCATCACCACGATGACGGTCATCCGCACCTCCCACGTCGTTGTGCTCGGGTGAGTCAAACTCAAAAGTACTACTTATTCAAGATAAAGTACTACTTAATCGAATCAGACGGCTAGGTTGGCCGAGTGGGACACGAGCAGGTATTGGACGCCCTCGGCGCGTCGATCGCCAACGGAGCGCTGCCACCAGGCACCGTCCTGCGCTCCGAAGAGCTCCAGGAGCGCTTCGGCGCTTCGCGGACTGTCGCGCGCGAAGTCGTCCGAGTGCTGGAGACGATGCGGTTGACCACCAGCAAGCGCCGGGTCGGGGTGATCGTCCGGGAGCCGGCGGAGTGGAACCACTACGACCCGCGGCTGATCCGCTGGCAGCTCGACGGCCCCGCGCGGCCGACGGCCCTCGCGACGCTCAACGAGCTGCGGTCGGCGATCGAGCCGTGCGCGGCGCGGTACGCGGCCCTGCGCGCGACGCCGGAGGAGCGCGGCCGGCTCGGCGCGCTGGGGGAGCGGCTGGCGCGGACGGCCCGGGCGCGCGACTTGACGACGTTCCTCGAGTTCGACATCGCGTTCCACGACCTGCTGCTCGGCGCGTCCCGGAACCCGATGTTCGCGCAGCTGTCCGAGGTCGTCGCGGAGGTGCTCACCGGGCGGACCGGGCACGGGCTGATGCCGCCGGAGCCGCAGCCCGAGGCTGTGGCACTCCACCTGGAGGTGGCCGCGGCGGTGGCGGCCGGGGACGCGGACCGGGCGGAGCGGGCGATGCGCGACATCGTCGTCCAGGCGCGGGAGGAGATCGCGGCGCTGGTCGAGTAAGGCGGTGCCGCGGGGGCGAGTAGCCTCCCTCGGGAACTGGACTTTCTTCTGCCGGGGGGCACGGGTGAGCGCGGCGCGCGCGATCGGACTGGTGTTGGGCGTGGCGGCCGACGGCGCCCTCGGCGACCCGCGTCGCCGGCCCCCGGTGACGGCGTTCCGGCGGCTCGCGCAGGGCCCGGGCCTCGCGGTCGCGGGCGCCGCGGTGGCCGGCGGTCTCCTGCTCGAGCGCGCCGGCCGCGGCCGTCCGCTGGTGCAGGCGTCGGCGACGGCGGTGACGACGTGGGCGGTGCTCGGCGCGGCCGGCCTGGCCCTGCAGGGCACGGAGCTGGCGCGCGACCTCGAGGAGTCCCGCTTCGACCCGGCGCGGTCCACGCTGTCCGAGCTGGACCCGCGCGTGGCCGACGGCCTGGACCTGGTCGGGCTGTCCCGGGCCTCGGTGGAGACGCTGGCGGAGAACACGTCGGACGCGGTCGTGGCGCCCCTGGTCTGGGGCGCGGTGGCGGGGGTCCCGGGCCTGCTCGGCGCGCGGGCGGTGAGCCTGCTCCGCCGGTCACGCGTCGGACGGCAGGGCCACTGGGCGATCGACCGCCTCGACGAGCTGGTCCACCTGGTCCCGACCCGCATGGCGGCGGCCCTGACGGTCCTGGCGGCCCCGGTGGTCGGCGGCTCGGCGGGCGGCGCGTGGCGGGCCTGGCGCCGCGACACGATCGCCCACCCGAGCCCCAACGCCGGCCGGGTGGAGGCGGCGTTCGCGGGGGCGCTGGAGGTCCGCGTCGGCGGGCGGACGGTGTACCCGCACGGGGTGGCGGAGCTGCCGGTGCTCGGGGTCGGGCGGAATCCGGACGCGGGGCACGTGACGCGGGCGGTGGAGCTGTCCCGGGTCGTCGGCTGGCTGGCCGCGGTGACGTCGGTGGTTTTGGCCGTGGTGGCGGGTTTCCGGCGCCGCTCGCGCTGACGCTGTAACTCCTCCGCGTATCGACAGGCGTAGGCAACGCTTCGCAGAGATACGGGAGGATTTCGTGCGGTACAAGCACATTGCGGCGGGCGTGGTCGCCGCGAGCCTGGTCACCCTCGTCGTCACCGGCGGCACCGCCGAGGCCAAGCGGCGCTGCGGTCCCACCTACGAGCAGGACAAGTCCGGCAGCCTGGGCACGCCGTTCACGCTGAAGTCCAAGCACGACGACGACGGCCCCGGAGGGTCGTTCGTCGTGGGGGAGGAGTTCGAGATCCACACGAACGTCGCCGGCCAGACCTGGACCATCACCTTCGCCGACAACGGCCTGGTCTTCTTCACCGGCGACGACGTCTCGACGACCATGGGGATCCGGGAGCAGCACGCGACGGCCAACCAACCCGGCGTCACTCAGCACATGACCGCCGACGCGCTCAACCACACCACGGGCGAAACCATCCACGGGTTCCTGGACGTGCTCCCGGTCCCGGCCTGCGGCGGCTGACACGGACCGTCGGCGCGGCGGCTTCAGCCGCGCCGGCGCAGCTGGGTCAACGCCTCCGCGTCGAGCCGGCCGCCGCGGTCCGCCAACCGGGTGCCGATGCGGTCCCGGTCCGCCTCCGTCTTGTTCCCGCCGAACTTGAACTTCGCCCGCACGCCCGTGATCGTGAACTCGATCCCGCGGATCCCCGGCAGCAATCGCCGGTCCGGCGAGTCCGAAGCCGCGCTCACCGGCGCCCGCGCGCCGTCCGGCTCGAAGTGCCGCAGCTGCTTCTCCAGCAACGAAGCCTTCGAGTCCGGGTCGTCGACCAGCCGCACGTCGCCCTCGAGCTGGACCGTCGCGTAGTACGACGTCGGCACCCCGAACGCCGGGTCCGCGTCCGTGTTCCAGTCCGCGCGGATGTACGTGTAGTCGTCGACCACCGTCAGCAGCGCTCGCGGGTGTTCCTCCAGCAGGGGCCAGATCGGGTTCGGACGCGCCAGGTGCGTCACCACCGTGCGGTCGCCGTCGAACGCGAAGTGCGCCGGGGTCACCACCGGCAGGTCGCGGCCCGTGCCGCCGGCGATCAGCTGGCCGAAGTCGTGCGTGGACAGCCATTCGCGCCACTCCGCGTCCGAAGCGGCGTCCCAGGGGTGGATCAGCATGAGCCCAGTGTCACGCCGGCAAGTGGCCCCGAAGAAGGGCCAATTTCGAGCTACTTCTGATGGCCACTTTCGGCCAGCTCGTCCTCGGCCAGGATCTCCGCGACGGACTTCCGCCGCGCAGGAGCCTCCCCGGAGACCAAAGCCCCACCCGGCTTCAGCTCACGCACCGTGAAGTACAGCCAGCCCAGCAGCGCCATCGCGCCGAACGCGATCCACTGCAGCGCGTACGACAGGAACGGCCCCGAGTCGGTCTGCGGCAGCGGCAGCGCGCCCAGCACACCGGGCTGATCGGTGTCGAGCTGGAAGTACCCCGGCCGGATGTCGAGCTTCCCCGCCCGCGCGACCACCCGCGAATCGACGACGTAGCTCTGCAGCTGCCCGCCGGTCGACGCGTCGGCGAACGCGTCCCGGTTCTTCGGATCGGTCTCGTCCGCCCGCGCCCGGGCCGTCACGGAAACGATCCCGGCCGGCGGCGGCGCGTACGGCAGCACGCCGGACTTGCTGTCGAGCCGGACGTACCCGCGGTCGACCAGGACGACCGTGCCGTCGGTGGTCCGCATCGGCGTCAGCACCTCGAAGGCGCCCTCGCCCTGGACCGTCCGCAGCCGCGCGACGACTTCCTTGTCCGCGAGGTACTGGCCGGTGATCGAGACGAGGTGCCACTCCGTGTGCTGGTCGGGCGCGCTCCCCGGCGGCAGCAGCCGCGTCAGCGGCAGGGGCGGCGCGGTGAACGACGCCTCCAGCGCGGAGTTCTGCTGCTCGCGTTCGGCGTTGCGGCTGAACTGCCAGGGTGAAAGCAGCGTGAAGCAGCAGATGGCGAAGGTGAACACCACCACCGTCAGCGCCAGCCACCCGGGCTTGAGCAGGAACCGCAACCGCACGCCACCACGGTAGGCGGTGCCCCGCCCGTGGCGCCCGCCGACCTCCGTCACCTGTGACTTCTACCCGCGCGAACGCACCCAATCCAGCAAACCGGGGACCGAGCGTTCGATCATGCCGAGGACGTCTTCGAAGCCGTCGTCACCGCCGTAGTAGGGGTCCGGGACTTCGGCGCCGCCGGGGGCCGACGGGTCGAACGACCGCAGCAGCCGCACCTTCGAGGGATCGTCGACGCGGGCGCGCAGGAACTCCGCGTGCCCGTCATCGGCGGCCAGCAGCAGATCGGCGGCGAGGTCTTCGTCCGACACCTCGGAGGCGACGTGCGCGGTGGGGTAGCCGTGCGCTTCGAGCGTGGCGCGGGCGCGCTTGTCGGCGGGCTCTCCGGCGTGCCAGCCCCCGGTACCGGAACTGGACACGCGCACCACGTCGCCGAGGCCGGCGTCCTCGAGGTGCGCGCGGAAGACGAGTTCCGCCATCGGGGAGCGGCAGATGTTGCCGGAGCAGACGAAGACGAGGTGCGTCATTTCGCGAGCGTAACCGGCCGGTTCACCCGGTCACCCGCTCGCTCGGCGGTACCCGCTGCCCCGCGCCGCCACTTAGCGTCGTTCCCGCGAGGACGCGAACCGGAAGGAGAGCGATCATGCACGGATGCTGCTCGAAGTGCACCGGTCAGGGCTGCGGCTGCTGCGGCAACTGCAACTGACGCTCCGCCCCGGCGCTCACGGCGGCGGTGGTGGACCCGCCGCCGGGGCGCCACTAACGGGTGATGCACGTCGCTGTGGGACCGAAGCTGGGACCTAAGCCGGGACCCAGCCGGAGATCACCGCGTAGCGCACCGCCAGCACTCGCGGGGCTCGCGCCCGTACATGCGAAGATCCCCCGGTGCCCGCGCTTTCCGAAATCATCACCGTCCTGGAGCAGGCCTACCCGCCCGCGCTCGCCGAGTCGTGGGACGCCGTCGGCCTCGTCTGCGGCGACCCCGCCGAGCCCGTCACGCGGGTGCTGTTCTGCGTCGACCCGGTCGCCGAGACCGTCGACGAGGCCGCCGACCTCGGCGCGCAGCTGATCGTCGCGCACCACCCGCTGCTGCTGCGCGGCGTGCACGGCGTCGCCGCCGACACCGCCAAGGGCTCGCTGGTGCACCGGATGATCCGCACCGGCATCGCGCTCTACTGCGCGCACACCAACGCCGACTCCGCCGACCCCGGCGTCTCCGACGCGCTCGCGCAGGCGATCGGGCTGCGCGTGACCGGCCCGCTGGCGCCCAACGAAGACGGCGTCACCGGCATCGGCCGGATCGGCGAGCTGCCCGAGGCCGAGCCGTTCGCGACGTTCGTCCAGCGCGTCGCCGAGGCCCTGCCCGCGACCGTGCCGGGCGTGCTCGGCGCGGGCGA includes the following:
- a CDS encoding Nif3-like dinuclear metal center hexameric protein: MPALSEIITVLEQAYPPALAESWDAVGLVCGDPAEPVTRVLFCVDPVAETVDEAADLGAQLIVAHHPLLLRGVHGVAADTAKGSLVHRMIRTGIALYCAHTNADSADPGVSDALAQAIGLRVTGPLAPNEDGVTGIGRIGELPEAEPFATFVQRVAEALPATVPGVLGAGDPDRPIRTVAVSGGAGDSYLKQATAAGVDAFVTADLRHHPAGEHLANPGAVPALVGLTHWASEWPWCGQASLVVAQAFAGNVDTYVSTRCTDPWNVRAERTSI
- a CDS encoding low molecular weight protein-tyrosine-phosphatase yields the protein MTHLVFVCSGNICRSPMAELVFRAHLEDAGLGDVVRVSSSGTGGWHAGEPADKRARATLEAHGYPTAHVASEVSDEDLAADLLLAADDGHAEFLRARVDDPSKVRLLRSFDPSAPGGAEVPDPYYGGDDGFEDVLGMIERSVPGLLDWVRSRG